A stretch of the Coprobacillus cateniformis genome encodes the following:
- a CDS encoding N-acetylmuramoyl-L-alanine amidase family protein: MARKRKRLKKGVIFCIVLILFCGLGFGYYKFIYNHNDIETYTADGLSIQHDFLTVNPYSRSGKSLGRVKGIVIHYTGNPGSTAKGNRNYFEALKDKHTTSVSSHFIVGLKGEIIQCIPLNEIAYASNNRNKDTISIETCHPDESGKFNQETYQSLQKLVRSLMDTYDLDKEDVIRHYDVTGKICPKYFVDHEDAWQIFLNSL; this comes from the coding sequence ATGGCAAGAAAGAGAAAACGTTTAAAAAAGGGTGTTATTTTTTGTATAGTTCTTATCTTATTCTGTGGATTAGGATTTGGCTATTATAAATTCATATACAATCATAATGATATAGAAACATATACTGCAGATGGATTATCTATTCAACATGATTTCTTAACAGTCAACCCTTATTCAAGAAGTGGAAAATCATTAGGAAGAGTTAAAGGAATTGTTATTCATTATACAGGGAATCCTGGATCAACTGCAAAAGGAAATAGAAATTATTTTGAAGCTCTCAAAGACAAACATACAACATCTGTTTCAAGTCACTTTATTGTTGGTTTAAAAGGAGAAATTATTCAATGTATTCCATTAAATGAAATTGCATATGCTTCTAATAATCGCAATAAAGATACAATTTCAATTGAGACTTGCCACCCTGATGAATCTGGAAAGTTCAACCAAGAAACATATCAGTCACTTCAAAAACTTGTGAGATCATTAATGGATACTTATGATTTAGATAAAGAAGACGTCATTAGGCATTATGATGTTACAGGAAAAATATGCCCAAAATATTTTGTAGATCATGAAGATGCGTGGCAAATATTTTTAAACTCATTGTAA
- a CDS encoding DUF305 domain-containing protein — MNCQQYSDNTQQYLICFYEILNQMIADMTNASLSCSLSSDFINQMIPHHRAAIHMSRNLLMYTTNIPLQNIAQNIIKEQTQSIRNMQDIQNCCLSLHNSQDQINSYFNKYNSITWTMFESMQNAPTNNDINISFMNEMIPHHEGAVRLSKNALEHCICPQLIPILEAIITSQEKGISEMKKQLSELKSC, encoded by the coding sequence ATGAACTGTCAACAATATAGCGATAATACCCAACAATATCTTATCTGCTTTTATGAAATACTCAATCAAATGATTGCTGACATGACCAATGCATCTCTTTCATGTAGTCTCTCATCAGATTTTATTAATCAAATGATACCCCACCATAGAGCTGCTATTCATATGTCAAGAAACCTTTTGATGTACACAACAAATATTCCTCTTCAAAACATTGCACAAAATATCATAAAAGAACAAACTCAAAGTATCAGAAATATGCAAGATATTCAAAATTGCTGTTTATCACTACACAATTCTCAAGACCAGATTAATTCATACTTTAATAAGTATAATAGTATCACATGGACAATGTTTGAAAGCATGCAAAATGCACCAACAAACAATGATATTAACATAAGTTTTATGAATGAAATGATTCCTCATCATGAGGGGGCTGTGAGATTATCAAAGAATGCTTTAGAGCATTGTATCTGTCCACAACTCATCCCCATTCTTGAAGCAATTATTACCAGTCAGGAAAAAGGTATTTCTGAAATGAAAAAACAACTCAGTGAATTGAAATCATGTTAA
- a CDS encoding metallophosphoesterase family protein produces MKIGIISDTHNVLRNDVLEELQTCDYILHAGDIMKEEILEKLKKTAPLIVVKGNNDYLMLNEEEYFTLAGYRFYMVHQIGEKKDVDFYIYGHSHRYECYIQNGVQYLNPGSCGRKRFSLPLTYIILILNPNGYEIIQKDVQ; encoded by the coding sequence ATGAAAATTGGAATTATATCTGATACACACAATGTTCTAAGAAATGATGTCTTAGAAGAATTGCAGACATGTGATTATATTTTGCATGCAGGTGATATTATGAAGGAAGAGATTTTAGAAAAGTTAAAGAAAACTGCTCCTCTCATTGTTGTTAAAGGTAATAATGATTATCTTATGCTCAATGAGGAAGAGTACTTTACATTAGCAGGTTATCGTTTCTATATGGTTCATCAGATTGGTGAAAAGAAAGATGTGGACTTTTATATCTATGGTCATTCTCATCGATATGAATGTTATATTCAAAATGGTGTTCAATACTTAAATCCTGGGAGTTGTGGACGTAAACGTTTTTCTTTACCTTTAACATATATAATATTAATATTAAATCCGAATGGTTATGAAATTATTCAAAAAGATGTTCAATAA
- the rpsF gene encoding 30S ribosomal protein S6, protein MNKYEIMFIVKPDVEEDARNAIIENFKKVLTNTEGTVDNVNEWGLRDLAYEIKDYTKGYYVVLDTTTTPANIAEFERLSRINANMLRHLTLRRD, encoded by the coding sequence ATGAACAAATATGAAATTATGTTTATTGTAAAACCAGACGTTGAAGAAGATGCAAGAAACGCTATTATTGAAAACTTCAAAAAAGTATTAACAAATACTGAAGGAACTGTAGATAATGTAAACGAATGGGGATTACGTGACTTAGCTTACGAAATCAAAGATTATACAAAAGGATATTATGTTGTTTTAGATACAACAACAACTCCTGCAAATATTGCTGAGTTCGAACGTTTATCACGTATTAATGCAAACATGTTACGTCATTTAACTCTTAGAAGAGATTAA
- the ssb gene encoding single-stranded DNA-binding protein: MINRVVLVGRMTRDPELRRTNTGAAVTSFTLALNRNYNSADGQQADYINCVVWNKGAENVERYCSKGSLVGVEGRLRSRSYDNAQGQKVYVVEVVCDSVQFLETKAAREKAQQQQPQVEQDNFYDMKTVDLEKDFDNSFNSFDIMEDDIQF; the protein is encoded by the coding sequence ATGATTAATCGTGTCGTACTCGTTGGAAGAATGACAAGGGATCCTGAGTTAAGAAGAACAAATACGGGAGCAGCAGTGACAAGTTTCACATTAGCATTAAACCGTAATTACAATTCAGCTGATGGACAGCAAGCTGATTATATCAATTGTGTTGTTTGGAATAAAGGCGCTGAAAATGTTGAAAGATATTGTTCAAAAGGATCATTAGTTGGTGTTGAAGGTCGACTACGTTCTCGTAGTTATGACAATGCACAAGGGCAAAAGGTTTATGTTGTTGAAGTTGTCTGTGACAGTGTACAGTTTTTAGAAACAAAAGCTGCCAGAGAAAAAGCTCAGCAACAGCAACCTCAAGTAGAACAAGATAACTTCTATGATATGAAAACAGTGGATTTAGAAAAAGATTTCGATAATTCATTTAATTCATTTGATATTATGGAAGATGATATTCAATTTTAA
- the rpsR gene encoding 30S ribosomal protein S18 gives MAFKRQRMGRKKVCFFTKNKIDYIDYKDVELLKRFVSANGKIIPRRVTGTSAKYQRQLAAAIKRARQMALLPYVGE, from the coding sequence ATGGCATTCAAAAGACAAAGAATGGGTAGAAAGAAAGTTTGCTTTTTTACAAAAAATAAGATTGATTACATCGATTATAAAGATGTTGAATTATTAAAAAGATTCGTTTCTGCAAATGGAAAAATCATTCCTAGACGTGTAACTGGAACAAGCGCTAAATACCAAAGACAATTAGCTGCAGCTATTAAACGTGCTAGACAAATGGCATTATTACCATACGTTGGTGAATAA
- a CDS encoding DUF2232 domain-containing protein — translation MGKTNTKKMVQGAMIAAMFGVLSLLNTYTGSMFDVFICYVMVIPLVWYGYTYTLKDNIVVSFVAMVVIAMVGLPFFVISSISSCLAGLFIGEALKRKVKKETILMGTLLVTFLNNILLYEVFSGLLGMNLVAEMREMYQMLIEIMPSLASQLTVETVILMIPIVLIIMSVLEMYVIILLCQIVLSRFKIKFPGSFHIAMLHFGYKTGVFLAIIMFGSYLLKSFTDIESVYLSYAYTLTTLAFAVEGLAFFTWLTILKKKPKLMILVFIGIFIPLVNTFYVIVGIVDIFSDLRGNLLYNGHDNN, via the coding sequence ATGGGAAAGACAAATACGAAAAAGATGGTTCAAGGAGCCATGATAGCAGCTATGTTTGGAGTGTTATCACTCTTAAATACATATACTGGAAGTATGTTTGATGTTTTTATATGTTATGTTATGGTTATTCCACTGGTTTGGTATGGTTATACTTATACTTTAAAAGATAATATTGTGGTTTCTTTTGTTGCAATGGTTGTTATTGCAATGGTAGGGTTACCATTTTTTGTGATTTCATCTATTTCTTCTTGCTTGGCTGGTTTATTTATAGGCGAAGCACTGAAAAGAAAAGTAAAGAAAGAAACAATTTTAATGGGAACATTGTTAGTGACTTTCCTTAATAATATTTTACTCTATGAAGTTTTTTCAGGTCTTCTAGGTATGAATCTAGTAGCTGAGATGAGAGAGATGTATCAGATGTTAATAGAAATAATGCCATCATTAGCAAGCCAGTTGACTGTTGAAACTGTGATATTAATGATTCCTATTGTTTTAATTATCATGTCAGTTTTAGAAATGTATGTAATTATCTTGCTGTGTCAGATTGTTTTATCTAGATTTAAGATAAAATTTCCAGGTTCGTTTCATATTGCTATGCTACATTTTGGTTATAAAACAGGAGTTTTTTTAGCTATTATTATGTTTGGCTCTTATCTGCTCAAAAGTTTTACTGATATAGAAAGTGTGTATTTATCATATGCATATACATTAACAACACTGGCTTTTGCGGTAGAGGGATTGGCTTTTTTTACATGGCTAACAATTTTAAAGAAAAAGCCAAAGTTAATGATATTGGTATTTATAGGGATTTTTATCCCATTGGTAAATACATTCTATGTTATTGTGGGAATCGTAGATATATTTAGTGATTTAAGAGGGAATTTATTGTATAATGGTCATGATAATAATTAA